One part of the Mariniblastus fucicola genome encodes these proteins:
- a CDS encoding response regulator: METSQTHRILIADDNQANCELLEAYLASMDCETEIAIDGQEAFDKAVSFKPDLILLDVMMPKLSGFEVCQKIKSDPALAGIMVLMVTALNELGDIERAVDAGTNDFLSKPVNRIEFLKRVENLLKLKGVTDENERLRQYIQQMEE; this comes from the coding sequence ATGGAAACATCTCAAACCCACCGCATCCTGATCGCCGATGACAATCAGGCGAACTGCGAATTGCTCGAAGCCTATCTCGCCAGCATGGATTGCGAAACGGAAATCGCAATCGACGGGCAGGAGGCGTTCGACAAAGCGGTCTCGTTCAAACCGGACCTGATTCTGCTGGACGTAATGATGCCCAAGCTTTCCGGTTTTGAAGTTTGCCAGAAGATCAAATCGGATCCGGCACTCGCGGGGATCATGGTTTTAATGGTGACCGCGCTTAACGAACTTGGTGATATCGAGCGGGCGGTCGACGCGGGGACGAACGACTTTTTGTCCAAGCCTGTGAATCGGATCGAGTTTCTCAAACGAGTCGAAAATCTCTTGAAACTCAAAGGCGTCACGGACGAGAACGAACGCTTGCGCCAGTACATCCAGCAAATGGAAGAGTAG
- a CDS encoding class I SAM-dependent methyltransferase, with amino-acid sequence MNQNAFRSPGKLCCDVAKHPQRYQTIQPTGNRRVTSSKISEKDKALGRNYDRAAWFYEKSAKIYSTNQIRKTKQYQMQHIEPGDTVLYLGAGAGEDAVMAARHGAKVTCIDISQGMLEQVQKKLDEENLSAELVCVNAYDHDRIGHYDVVAANYFLNVFRRDDMAKMMAHTATFVRDGGKYLIADVSTAQGNPLAKAFNIFYLKLAMGSFWLMGLVPWHENYDYPAFFSDAGLNWEHTEYFRFAKKGPILFQSIVARRC; translated from the coding sequence GTGAATCAGAATGCATTTCGTTCTCCGGGGAAGCTCTGTTGCGATGTCGCTAAACATCCGCAACGATATCAGACGATTCAACCTACCGGGAACCGTCGCGTGACTTCATCGAAGATATCGGAAAAAGACAAAGCGCTTGGCCGCAATTACGATCGGGCCGCATGGTTCTATGAAAAAAGTGCCAAAATCTATTCGACGAATCAGATTCGAAAGACCAAACAGTATCAGATGCAGCACATCGAGCCCGGCGACACGGTGTTGTACCTCGGCGCTGGAGCCGGCGAAGACGCAGTGATGGCGGCCAGGCACGGCGCGAAAGTCACTTGCATCGACATCTCGCAGGGGATGCTGGAACAGGTGCAGAAAAAGCTTGATGAGGAAAATCTGTCCGCCGAACTTGTCTGTGTCAACGCTTACGATCACGATCGGATCGGACACTACGATGTTGTCGCCGCAAACTATTTTCTAAACGTGTTTCGACGCGACGACATGGCGAAAATGATGGCTCATACCGCGACGTTTGTCCGCGACGGCGGCAAGTATCTGATCGCAGACGTTTCGACGGCTCAGGGAAATCCGCTGGCCAAAGCCTTCAATATTTTCTATCTGAAGTTGGCGATGGGATCGTTTTGGTTGATGGGACTGGTGCCGTGGCACGAGAACTACGACTACCCGGCTTTCTTCAGCGACGCCGGGCTCAATTGGGAGCACACAGAATATTTTCGATTCGCTAAAAAAGGCCCGATCCTGTTCCAAAGCATTGTCGCGCGACGTTGTTAG
- a CDS encoding tetratricopeptide repeat protein, with amino-acid sequence MHSDSRNCRPAITMLIAFTLVTALGIGCGPDEQAKKAKARPSAPLSSREIKFPAMAVDGGTVYVAQQPDSSDELSIDQLILRADQELASGNIDEALSLIAKVRDQEDTAIYFKQSVARILFGAGEMDAAVEVYDEILKERPDMKPQLWQRGLALYYAGQFEKGVEQFETHQTYNSQDVENSVWHMLCQSQLSSVEEAREKMIQIDEDTRIPMKQVFEMFAGSGSPEAVFEACSYDPQNPQRNGSIYHGLLYVGLFQEMNGDQEASNETMRKALKCKPLMVGLMAHVAEGHLRARKAYPVDAKED; translated from the coding sequence ATGCATTCTGATTCACGAAACTGCCGACCTGCGATCACGATGCTAATTGCTTTCACACTCGTCACCGCTCTAGGAATCGGCTGCGGCCCAGACGAACAGGCGAAAAAGGCGAAAGCCAGGCCTTCTGCTCCGCTCTCCTCCCGTGAGATTAAATTTCCGGCAATGGCCGTGGACGGGGGAACCGTCTACGTCGCCCAACAGCCAGATTCGTCGGATGAACTTTCGATCGACCAGCTTATTCTGCGAGCGGATCAGGAACTGGCCAGCGGCAACATCGACGAAGCACTTTCGCTGATTGCCAAAGTCCGCGATCAGGAAGACACTGCGATCTATTTCAAACAGTCGGTCGCCCGAATCCTGTTCGGTGCCGGAGAGATGGACGCCGCAGTCGAAGTCTATGACGAGATCCTGAAAGAACGTCCCGATATGAAGCCGCAACTTTGGCAACGCGGTTTGGCGTTGTACTACGCGGGGCAGTTCGAGAAAGGAGTCGAACAGTTTGAAACGCACCAAACCTACAATTCACAGGACGTTGAAAACTCGGTTTGGCATATGCTTTGTCAGTCGCAGTTGTCGTCGGTCGAAGAGGCTCGCGAAAAGATGATCCAGATCGATGAAGACACCCGGATCCCGATGAAACAGGTTTTCGAAATGTTCGCCGGTTCAGGATCGCCTGAGGCCGTCTTTGAGGCCTGTAGCTACGATCCCCAGAACCCTCAACGAAACGGTTCGATTTATCACGGTTTGCTCTACGTTGGACTTTTTCAGGAAATGAATGGCGACCAGGAAGCGTCAAACGAAACGATGCGAAAGGCGCTCAAGTGCAAGCCGTTGATGGTTGGCCTGATGGCGCATGTTGCGGAAGGGCATCTGCGAGCCCGCAAGGCTTACCCAGTCGACGCGAAAGAAGACTGA
- a CDS encoding vWA domain-containing protein, whose translation MLRTANFAKPLFLLALCFAIVQGFAKHNQAQETVTLTNGKGEELKVKIGDDDAAKDDRVPVDVAILLDTSNSMDGLINQARNQLWQIVQRLSVTEKDGRKPALRVSVFEYGNTNLPATENYIRQVLPLSDDLDKVSEALFGLTTRGGDEYCGAVIGEAIARLDWSSDDDAYKSIFIAGNEAFTQGQISYLSTCADAREKGILVNTIHCGDHSTGVKGKWADGAEKGGGQSFNINQDRQQVTIKCPQDKILLELNTKLNKTYLWFGDKTARHLYCENQLAQDTNAAGGRGMGGMGTPAPAFGSRVASKATTIYDNRSRDLVDAMKADAKSIEEVEEEKLPDAMQTMSKEERKKFVAEKAAERAKVQAEIKKVAKEREAYLAAERKKLGEKKDTFGDAICLAIDKQLAEKGFGKAKR comes from the coding sequence ATGCTACGAACTGCCAATTTTGCAAAACCGTTATTTCTGCTGGCACTCTGTTTTGCCATTGTACAAGGTTTTGCCAAGCATAATCAGGCTCAGGAAACCGTCACGCTGACCAACGGGAAAGGTGAAGAACTCAAAGTCAAAATAGGCGACGACGACGCGGCCAAGGATGATCGAGTCCCGGTCGATGTGGCGATTCTGCTCGACACGTCGAACTCAATGGACGGGCTGATTAATCAAGCCAGAAACCAACTTTGGCAGATCGTCCAACGGCTGTCCGTGACCGAAAAAGACGGCCGAAAACCTGCACTTCGCGTCAGCGTATTCGAGTACGGAAATACAAACCTGCCGGCAACCGAGAACTACATTCGTCAAGTGTTGCCGCTTTCTGATGACCTGGACAAGGTCTCCGAAGCACTCTTTGGGCTGACGACTCGCGGTGGCGATGAGTACTGCGGCGCGGTCATCGGCGAAGCCATCGCGAGGTTGGATTGGAGCAGCGATGACGATGCCTATAAGTCAATCTTTATTGCGGGCAACGAAGCGTTCACACAAGGCCAGATTTCCTACTTGAGCACTTGTGCGGATGCCAGGGAGAAAGGCATTCTCGTCAACACAATTCATTGCGGCGACCATTCCACAGGCGTTAAAGGCAAGTGGGCCGATGGTGCTGAAAAAGGCGGCGGACAAAGCTTTAACATCAATCAGGATCGTCAGCAGGTCACGATCAAGTGCCCACAAGACAAGATTTTGTTGGAACTCAATACAAAACTGAACAAGACCTATCTGTGGTTCGGCGATAAAACTGCGCGTCACCTGTACTGTGAAAACCAATTGGCTCAGGATACCAACGCTGCCGGAGGACGAGGAATGGGGGGCATGGGAACTCCTGCTCCGGCGTTCGGAAGTCGCGTTGCTTCCAAGGCCACGACGATCTACGACAACCGAAGTCGGGACCTGGTGGACGCGATGAAGGCTGACGCCAAATCGATTGAAGAAGTTGAAGAGGAAAAGCTGCCCGATGCGATGCAGACGATGTCGAAAGAGGAACGCAAAAAGTTCGTAGCCGAAAAGGCGGCCGAACGAGCGAAAGTCCAGGCTGAGATCAAAAAGGTTGCCAAAGAGCGAGAAGCATATTTGGCGGCTGAACGTAAGAAGCTTGGTGAGAAAAAGGATACCTTCGGGGATGCGATTTGCCTCGCGATCGACAAGCAGCTTGCTGAAAAAGGTTTCGGCAAGGCCAAAAGGTAG
- a CDS encoding carbonic anhydrase — protein sequence MKIREGFARFQASIQPTMQPIYSELENGQSPETFFITCSDSRISPNLITQTDPGEIFVIRNAGNIVPKPGTGELSIEGTIEYAVQVLKVKNIVVCGHSQCGAVGGLLDLESLETLPAVRDWVSKSGAVLAKIKDCDAESRSEEAIKANVMLQLDHLMEYEYVRSAVERGDLELHGIVYHFGSGQVDYLTDGTF from the coding sequence ATGAAAATACGCGAGGGCTTTGCCCGATTTCAGGCATCGATTCAACCGACGATGCAACCTATCTACTCCGAACTGGAAAACGGTCAGTCACCTGAGACGTTTTTCATCACTTGCTCCGATTCCCGCATTTCCCCAAATCTGATCACGCAGACCGACCCTGGCGAAATTTTTGTCATCCGAAACGCAGGCAACATCGTCCCCAAACCCGGGACTGGTGAACTGTCCATCGAGGGCACTATCGAGTACGCCGTTCAGGTTCTGAAGGTTAAAAACATCGTCGTCTGCGGGCACTCACAGTGCGGCGCCGTCGGCGGATTGCTGGATCTTGAGTCCCTGGAAACGCTGCCAGCGGTGCGAGACTGGGTAAGCAAAAGCGGCGCCGTTCTGGCAAAAATCAAAGACTGCGACGCGGAGTCAAGATCCGAGGAAGCAATCAAAGCCAACGTGATGCTGCAACTGGATCACTTGATGGAATACGAATATGTGAGATCGGCTGTGGAACGAGGAGACCTCGAACTCCACGGCATCGTCTATCACTTCGGCAGCGGACAAGTCGACTATTTGACTGACGGAACCTTTTAA
- a CDS encoding SulP family inorganic anion transporter — MASDNSNKTPSGGPTVGGANKPTGFFRAFREDFLASIVVFLVALPLCIGIAVAVGVSPTRALITGIIGGLIVGFFSGSPLQVSGPAAGLFVIVADLISSGKESFIARAGSGEVVESEAVAYSLMVLGTAVFLSGILQVIAGRLKLGQWFRAVSPAVIKGMLAGIGFLILVSQFHVMLDHVALWHGEKAHGGLQYLATIPEAIMKCFSTDTTHNHHLAALTGIVTIACLILWPMIPSKKLKIVPAALVAIVVATVFANVNGLEIKKIEIAGNLLSDTTFPVTATWFQLLLDPLVIKGAIVIALIASAETLLCATAVDQMHTGERTNYDKELSAQGIGNILCGLVGALPMTGVIVRSSANVNSGGKTRLSTILHGAWLLLFVALLPQVLGFIPRAALGALLVHIGIKLLNLKQIPELWKTSKSEVGIFLATVLVIVGEDLLVGVIVGIMLSAIKLLHRFSHLELQLNENEDVSTLEMQGAATFLRLPQLAATLEKVPDSSELRVDFRHLSYIDHACLDLLMNWEKQHEGQGGKLMIDWSSLHGRFSEAPDENLKRVKLASAGSLDVAPNFPTAESLADTAAKHKSDPRTAATNSNGEVANPQRSL, encoded by the coding sequence ATGGCTAGCGACAATTCCAACAAAACTCCTTCAGGCGGCCCGACCGTTGGTGGCGCGAACAAACCGACAGGTTTCTTTCGAGCATTCCGCGAGGACTTTCTGGCGTCCATCGTGGTCTTTCTGGTCGCGCTTCCGCTGTGCATCGGCATCGCGGTCGCGGTTGGAGTCAGCCCGACGCGAGCCCTGATTACAGGGATCATTGGCGGGTTGATCGTTGGTTTTTTCAGCGGTTCGCCTTTGCAAGTCAGCGGGCCGGCGGCTGGTCTGTTTGTGATCGTCGCCGATTTGATTTCCAGCGGCAAAGAAAGCTTCATCGCGCGAGCCGGATCAGGAGAAGTCGTCGAATCCGAAGCCGTTGCCTATTCGTTGATGGTGCTCGGGACGGCGGTCTTTCTGTCCGGCATCCTGCAAGTCATCGCCGGAAGATTGAAGCTGGGTCAGTGGTTCCGCGCCGTTTCTCCCGCGGTGATCAAAGGCATGCTGGCCGGGATTGGCTTCCTGATTTTGGTCAGCCAATTTCATGTCATGCTGGACCACGTTGCTTTGTGGCACGGTGAAAAAGCCCACGGCGGTCTCCAGTACCTCGCGACCATCCCGGAAGCGATTATGAAGTGCTTCTCAACCGACACGACACACAACCATCATCTCGCGGCGCTGACCGGCATCGTCACGATCGCGTGCCTGATTCTATGGCCGATGATTCCAAGCAAAAAACTGAAAATCGTTCCTGCGGCTCTGGTTGCGATTGTTGTGGCGACCGTTTTTGCGAACGTCAACGGCTTGGAGATCAAGAAGATTGAAATCGCGGGCAACTTGCTTTCCGATACAACCTTCCCGGTCACGGCCACCTGGTTTCAACTGCTGCTCGATCCGTTGGTAATTAAAGGAGCCATCGTGATCGCGTTGATTGCCAGCGCGGAAACGCTGCTCTGTGCAACGGCCGTCGACCAGATGCACACCGGCGAACGCACCAACTATGACAAGGAGCTTTCTGCACAGGGCATTGGTAACATTCTGTGCGGACTTGTAGGGGCACTTCCAATGACGGGTGTGATCGTACGAAGCTCTGCGAACGTGAACTCGGGAGGTAAAACACGGCTTTCCACAATCCTGCACGGCGCTTGGCTGCTGCTTTTTGTGGCGTTGCTGCCGCAAGTCCTCGGGTTCATTCCTCGAGCCGCGCTTGGCGCGTTGCTGGTTCACATCGGTATCAAGCTTTTGAACTTGAAGCAGATTCCCGAGCTTTGGAAAACCAGCAAGAGCGAAGTCGGAATTTTCCTGGCGACTGTTCTGGTGATCGTCGGCGAAGACTTGCTCGTCGGAGTCATCGTGGGCATCATGCTTTCTGCGATCAAACTGCTCCATCGATTCTCGCATCTGGAACTTCAACTGAACGAAAACGAAGATGTATCGACCCTTGAAATGCAGGGAGCAGCAACTTTCCTGCGTCTGCCACAACTGGCTGCGACGCTGGAAAAGGTGCCCGATTCGTCAGAGTTGCGAGTTGACTTTCGCCATTTGAGTTACATCGATCACGCCTGTCTGGACTTGCTGATGAATTGGGAAAAGCAGCACGAAGGCCAAGGTGGAAAACTGATGATCGACTGGTCTTCGCTACACGGCCGTTTCTCGGAGGCTCCGGATGAGAACCTGAAACGCGTCAAGCTTGCCAGCGCCGGCAGTTTGGACGTCGCTCCGAATTTCCCAACAGCGGAATCGTTGGCAGACACTGCGGCCAAACATAAATCTGACCCTCGAACCGCTGCGACGAATAGCAACGGCGAGGTGGCGAATCCCCAGCGGTCGTTGTAA
- a CDS encoding amidohydrolase family protein: MPSVRVICANWILPVSSPPIRNGAVAITADQIVAVGDRVSVLDTLSTTGSDLAVEEHPHATIIPGLINAHTHLEFSHLQAPLGHKGISLPDWIAHVMGVRGETDADSKRDSIQSGLKELYETGTVAVGEISTFPTTAVADYSIDACQFHIHKTLFLEQLTRNLELLPQRGAEAAAHLNQRCIGLGLSPHAPYSTHPDLLKQIVDLAIERNAPLAMHVAETKEELELLESRSGKFVELLQKLGVWKADSFGDKDSIDNIIEQLGRHNRSMLVHGNYLNDRQLQRISELKITVVFCPRTHAWFGHDQYPLARMLELGINVAIGTDSRASNPDLNLLEELRLISQTHPNVLPETILSLGTRCGAIALGVDQRFGTLEIGKGSAIGVIDSDKDEHDPWWWLTGKQAASVLR; this comes from the coding sequence ATGCCTTCGGTTAGAGTTATTTGCGCCAACTGGATTTTGCCCGTTTCCAGCCCTCCAATCCGCAACGGTGCAGTCGCGATCACGGCAGATCAAATTGTTGCCGTCGGCGATCGCGTTTCGGTATTGGATACTCTATCGACAACCGGTTCGGATTTGGCCGTTGAGGAACATCCTCACGCGACGATCATTCCTGGATTGATCAACGCGCATACCCATCTGGAATTCAGTCACCTGCAGGCACCGCTCGGGCACAAAGGAATTTCGCTTCCGGATTGGATCGCACATGTGATGGGCGTCCGTGGCGAAACGGATGCTGATTCCAAACGCGATTCCATTCAGTCAGGGCTGAAGGAACTGTACGAAACTGGAACAGTAGCCGTCGGGGAAATTTCAACTTTCCCGACCACTGCAGTGGCAGACTATTCAATCGACGCTTGCCAGTTTCATATTCACAAAACATTGTTTCTTGAGCAACTCACGCGGAATCTGGAGCTGCTGCCGCAACGAGGCGCCGAGGCAGCTGCTCATCTGAACCAACGGTGCATCGGATTGGGCCTGAGCCCCCACGCTCCCTACTCAACGCATCCGGATTTGCTGAAGCAGATCGTGGATCTTGCGATCGAAAGAAATGCGCCTCTCGCAATGCACGTCGCGGAAACGAAAGAAGAGCTTGAGCTATTGGAATCACGCAGCGGAAAGTTCGTAGAACTGCTTCAGAAACTAGGCGTCTGGAAGGCCGATTCGTTCGGCGACAAAGACTCAATCGACAACATCATCGAACAACTTGGACGCCACAATCGTTCGATGCTGGTTCATGGAAACTACCTGAATGACAGGCAGCTGCAACGAATTTCCGAGCTAAAAATCACAGTTGTTTTTTGTCCGCGAACGCACGCCTGGTTTGGTCACGACCAATATCCGTTGGCACGAATGCTGGAACTGGGCATCAACGTTGCGATCGGCACCGATTCGCGGGCCTCAAACCCGGACTTAAACCTGCTGGAAGAGCTCAGATTGATCTCCCAAACGCACCCCAATGTGTTACCCGAAACCATCCTCTCGCTTGGAACACGCTGCGGCGCGATAGCTCTGGGAGTCGATCAACGATTCGGCACCCTCGAAATCGGAAAGGGATCGGCAATCGGCGTCATCGATTCGGACAAAGATGAGCACGATCCGTGGTGGTGGCTCACAGGCAAACAAGCGGCTTCTGTCCTGAGATAG